One Megasphaera elsdenii DSM 20460 genomic window carries:
- the rplV gene encoding 50S ribosomal protein L22, translated as MAVKAVTKHIRIAPRKIRIVADLVRGKNVGEAFAILKFTPKVGSRVVEKTLRSAVANAEHNNDMDVAKLFISEIFVDQDSTMKRIHPRSRGQAFKILKHSSHLTVVVDEKA; from the coding sequence ATGGCAGTAAAAGCTGTTACGAAACACATTCGCATTGCTCCCCGTAAAATTCGGATTGTTGCTGACTTGGTTCGGGGCAAAAACGTCGGCGAAGCTTTCGCTATCTTGAAATTCACTCCGAAAGTGGGTTCCCGTGTAGTTGAAAAAACTTTGCGCAGTGCCGTTGCTAATGCGGAACATAACAATGATATGGACGTTGCAAAATTGTTCATTTCTGAAATCTTTGTTGACCAGGATTCCACGATGAAACGTATTCATCCGCGCAGCCGTGGACAGGCCTTCAAAATTCTCAAACATTCCAGTCATCTGACGGTTGTTGTTGACGAAAAAGCATAA